Proteins found in one Thermogemmata fonticola genomic segment:
- a CDS encoding DUF4832 domain-containing protein, giving the protein MVRISRIVFWLMALAWGMMAGFVAMGGFSSEAKQQECRLLEYAPAPVDNPLKGLVPYQGDYREYFPHSMEFNYLPYSALVKGYNEFDWAPLEKMLNDIAGRGHQAVFRICLEYPGRKGLIPDFLIRDGLKIHKWWYSEGPGHAPALVETPDYEDRNLRKSLRSFVTALGQRYDGDPRIGFITAGLLGLWGEWHTYPKVELFASKTVQLEVMDAYEAVFKVTPVLFRYPVGEKSFRSDLAKNVDRPFGYHDDSFAWATLHTGRKGDEWFFMTALKAAGAEEKWKTHPIGGEIRPEAWGIVFDEKPRDKRVQDFLQCVEATHVSWLMDSGMFQKKQDPNRIQRAMKLVRRMGYEFHCRSVSLRRLPDGKLVVRLEIENRGVAPFYYQWKGEWGILTGGKPVRTIPASGKLTGLLPGDAPRLWSETLDLSGLKPGLYKLALRVPNPQKNGHPLKFANKTQDIDAAGWLTLSDLPVN; this is encoded by the coding sequence ATGGTGCGAATTTCCCGAATTGTGTTTTGGTTGATGGCACTTGCCTGGGGGATGATGGCTGGATTTGTTGCCATGGGCGGCTTCAGCTCGGAGGCTAAACAGCAGGAATGTCGTCTCCTTGAGTATGCTCCTGCCCCCGTGGACAACCCTCTCAAAGGCCTCGTGCCTTATCAGGGTGATTACCGTGAGTATTTCCCACACAGTATGGAGTTCAATTATCTACCATATTCGGCTCTCGTAAAGGGATACAACGAGTTTGATTGGGCGCCGTTGGAGAAGATGTTGAATGATATTGCCGGTCGGGGTCATCAGGCTGTTTTTCGCATCTGTTTGGAGTATCCCGGTAGAAAAGGTCTGATTCCGGATTTCCTGATTCGAGATGGTCTGAAAATCCACAAGTGGTGGTATAGCGAGGGGCCAGGGCACGCACCCGCCTTAGTCGAGACCCCCGACTATGAAGATAGGAATTTGCGGAAGTCATTGAGATCGTTTGTTACGGCGTTGGGCCAGAGATACGATGGGGATCCACGCATTGGTTTTATCACAGCCGGGCTTCTTGGACTGTGGGGTGAATGGCATACTTACCCGAAGGTCGAATTGTTCGCCTCCAAAACAGTGCAACTCGAAGTCATGGACGCTTACGAGGCGGTGTTCAAGGTTACGCCGGTACTTTTCCGTTACCCTGTCGGTGAAAAATCATTTCGATCAGATTTGGCGAAGAATGTGGATCGCCCCTTTGGATATCATGATGATTCGTTTGCCTGGGCCACCTTGCACACTGGCAGGAAAGGGGACGAGTGGTTTTTCATGACCGCCCTGAAGGCAGCGGGTGCAGAAGAGAAGTGGAAGACTCACCCCATTGGCGGGGAGATCCGCCCCGAAGCGTGGGGGATCGTGTTCGACGAGAAACCTCGAGACAAGCGAGTTCAGGATTTCCTCCAGTGTGTGGAAGCTACCCATGTCAGTTGGTTAATGGACAGCGGCATGTTCCAGAAAAAGCAGGATCCCAACCGCATCCAGCGAGCTATGAAACTCGTGCGGCGAATGGGATACGAGTTTCACTGCCGTAGCGTGTCGCTCCGCAGGCTCCCCGATGGCAAGCTGGTGGTGCGACTGGAAATCGAAAATCGTGGAGTGGCTCCGTTCTATTACCAGTGGAAGGGGGAGTGGGGAATACTCACAGGCGGTAAACCCGTCAGAACTATTCCCGCGAGTGGCAAATTGACAGGCCTACTGCCCGGCGATGCCCCGCGCCTATGGTCGGAAACGCTTGATTTGTCCGGGTTGAAACCTGGATTGTACAAGCTCGCGCTGCGCGTTCCCAACCCGCAAAAAAACGGCCACCCACTCAAGTTTGCTAACAAAACCCAGGACATAGATGCAGCCGGTTGGCTGACGTTGAGCGACCTTCCCGTGAATTGA
- a CDS encoding DUF1501 domain-containing protein gives MRTRLHRSAASREMSMSMKASFPCGRVPVIPATRREFLQQTALGFGSLAFAALVTQSTAGTPIDSRALSTGSPLAPKLPHFQPRAKRVILLFMEGGPSHVDLLDYKPELFRRHGQRLSAESLPRHFREGKAENPEDFGPLMATPVKFKQYGQSGLWLSDVIPHIAQCADQLCVLKGMVCDSTEHGTAVQQFHTGMVVPRPSMGAWITYALGTENQNLPGFVVISPPAGTTINCGSGFLPPIYQATLLHNTDKSSGEKLRYLTDPRLPPELRRKQLELLREINREHAQRAGQDTTLESMIESFEMAARMQLSAPEVLDISRETPETMARYGIGAGETDSFGRQCLLARRLVEAGVRFIQVTSKGWDHHNMIHRSLRSSCARVDKPTAALLTDLKQRGLLDDTLVIWSGEFGRTPLVQGVRGKTTLNYEALGRGHNPYGWSLWLAGGGVKGGFCYGKTDDFGFQAVEDRVHIHDLHATILYLLGLDHERLTYRHAGRDFRLTDVHGRVVKEIVA, from the coding sequence ATGCGAACGCGACTTCATCGGTCGGCAGCTTCGAGGGAGATGAGTATGAGCATGAAGGCATCGTTTCCGTGCGGACGCGTTCCAGTAATTCCGGCCACCCGTCGTGAGTTTCTCCAACAAACGGCGCTGGGCTTTGGCTCGCTCGCCTTTGCTGCCTTGGTTACGCAGTCAACAGCAGGTACCCCTATCGATTCTCGAGCGCTTTCTACTGGCTCGCCCCTAGCTCCCAAGCTTCCCCATTTCCAGCCACGCGCTAAGCGGGTGATTCTGCTTTTCATGGAAGGCGGTCCATCGCACGTGGACCTGCTTGACTATAAGCCAGAGCTTTTCCGCCGCCATGGCCAACGTCTGTCTGCCGAATCGTTGCCGCGGCATTTTCGGGAAGGTAAAGCGGAGAACCCTGAGGATTTCGGTCCACTCATGGCGACGCCCGTCAAGTTCAAGCAATACGGCCAATCCGGATTGTGGCTGTCGGATGTCATCCCACACATCGCCCAATGTGCTGACCAGTTGTGTGTGCTTAAGGGTATGGTGTGCGACAGTACCGAGCATGGGACGGCGGTGCAGCAGTTTCACACAGGCATGGTGGTTCCGCGGCCGAGCATGGGGGCTTGGATCACTTACGCTTTAGGAACGGAAAACCAAAACCTTCCCGGCTTCGTGGTCATTTCACCGCCGGCTGGCACAACTATAAACTGTGGGAGCGGCTTCTTGCCGCCGATTTATCAGGCTACCTTGCTGCATAATACCGACAAATCCAGCGGAGAAAAGCTACGTTACCTGACTGATCCACGATTGCCTCCGGAACTTCGGCGTAAGCAACTGGAACTTTTGCGTGAGATTAACCGCGAACATGCTCAGAGGGCCGGACAGGATACAACTCTGGAAAGTATGATCGAGTCCTTCGAGATGGCGGCGCGGATGCAACTTTCGGCGCCGGAAGTGCTTGACATTTCCCGTGAAACTCCCGAAACGATGGCTCGTTACGGCATCGGCGCGGGGGAAACAGACAGCTTTGGCCGACAGTGTTTATTAGCTCGGCGGCTTGTTGAAGCAGGTGTGCGCTTCATCCAAGTCACCAGCAAGGGGTGGGACCATCACAACATGATACATCGCAGCCTCAGGAGCAGTTGCGCCAGAGTCGATAAGCCGACCGCAGCGCTCTTGACAGACCTCAAACAGCGGGGACTGCTTGACGACACACTCGTCATTTGGTCGGGAGAATTCGGTCGAACTCCTCTGGTGCAAGGGGTGCGGGGCAAGACAACCCTCAACTACGAGGCTCTGGGGCGCGGACACAACCCCTATGGCTGGAGCCTCTGGTTAGCAGGTGGCGGTGTCAAAGGCGGGTTCTGTTATGGCAAAACGGATGACTTTGGCTTCCAAGCCGTCGAAGATCGGGTCCACATTCATGATTTGCATGCGACCATTCTGTACTTGCTCGGACTGGATCATGAACGGCTGACTTACCGGCACGCAGGGCGGGATTTCCGCCTCACCGACGTGCACGGGCGGGTGGTCAAGGAAATCGTGGCGTAA
- a CDS encoding PSD1 and planctomycete cytochrome C domain-containing protein — protein MAGRWLLHGILVMGGLLLARPPLGLGAENADPSDIEFFEARIRPILVKHCYACHSSQAAKVRGGLLLDHRNGVLQGGNSGPAVIPGRPEESLLIQALKHQGRRMPPGEKLPAAVIEDFVHWVKIGAPDSRSEEIRAVASPADKAKDLWSLKPLSDPVVPVVQETTWPRTDIDRFILANLEAKGLKPVADAEPHVLLRRLHYVLTGLPPTLAERERFLEMWRRDQVVAVAQTVDELLASPHFGERWARHWLDLARYADVSGATAPVAYPQAWRYREYVIDAFNRDKPFDRFVREQLAGDLLPASRPEEKAANLIATGYLALFHVVAADRNPEKRRLDIVDEQLEVIGKTFLGMSLGCARCHDHKLDPITTRDYYALAGILRSTRSINNAKGDFGSGVPGIVALGKLPPTVPVWMRGADGGVMAVRDDNEIVDVAIRKGGDVDRLGPVVPRGFPVLLTSKPASTIPRNQSGRLQLADWLLSPDNPLVSRVIVNRIWHHVFGAGLVRTTDNFGTTGESPSHPELLDYLARRFREYHRGSFKSFIKELLLTRTWQLSASDDAKAQAVDPDNRLLWRAHRRRQDAEALHDAMMFVAGRLDLQPATYTVPETFKGTGNQGSTMHLAIPRETLYKRAIYWPVFRKDVPAALDMLSIFDMPPATSPCGTRAVSIVPSQALFLLNSPLVLECAEALAVKVRSDPELTTEAKRIDRLYLLLFGRQASAKEQQQLHSFLSTFVAQLGDRPDAYDVAWTRLCHTLLISNEFTVVE, from the coding sequence ATGGCCGGACGGTGGCTCCTGCACGGCATTCTCGTGATGGGTGGGCTGCTGCTTGCCCGCCCGCCTCTGGGCTTGGGAGCAGAGAACGCTGACCCCAGTGACATCGAGTTTTTTGAGGCCCGCATTCGTCCCATCCTCGTGAAACATTGTTACGCATGCCACTCGTCCCAGGCGGCCAAGGTGCGGGGCGGTTTGCTCCTGGACCATCGTAACGGCGTGCTTCAAGGCGGGAACAGCGGACCGGCAGTGATACCCGGCCGACCAGAGGAAAGCCTGCTCATTCAAGCCCTCAAACACCAGGGCAGAAGGATGCCTCCTGGAGAAAAACTGCCGGCGGCAGTCATCGAGGACTTTGTGCACTGGGTCAAGATCGGCGCACCAGACTCACGCTCCGAGGAGATTCGGGCGGTTGCCTCGCCTGCCGACAAAGCTAAGGACCTTTGGTCATTGAAGCCTTTATCGGACCCCGTGGTCCCTGTTGTCCAAGAGACGACCTGGCCGCGGACAGACATTGACCGTTTCATTCTGGCCAATCTGGAAGCCAAAGGATTGAAACCCGTCGCCGATGCTGAACCGCACGTTCTGTTGCGTCGGCTCCATTACGTGCTGACCGGTCTGCCGCCTACGCTCGCGGAACGGGAGCGGTTTTTGGAGATGTGGCGGCGGGATCAGGTAGTGGCTGTGGCGCAGACGGTAGATGAATTGCTGGCCTCACCGCATTTTGGCGAGCGCTGGGCCCGCCATTGGCTCGATTTGGCACGGTATGCCGATGTCAGTGGTGCCACCGCACCCGTCGCTTATCCGCAAGCCTGGCGCTACCGGGAATACGTCATAGACGCCTTCAATAGAGACAAGCCCTTCGACCGTTTTGTCCGGGAGCAGCTTGCCGGCGACTTGCTGCCTGCGTCCCGCCCCGAGGAAAAAGCGGCCAACTTGATTGCTACGGGGTACCTGGCGCTGTTTCACGTCGTCGCCGCTGATCGGAATCCGGAAAAGCGACGATTGGACATCGTCGATGAACAGCTCGAGGTGATAGGCAAAACCTTTTTAGGCATGTCGCTCGGTTGTGCACGCTGCCACGATCATAAGCTCGATCCCATCACCACACGAGACTACTACGCCCTCGCTGGAATTTTGCGTAGCACGCGCAGCATCAACAATGCCAAGGGGGATTTCGGTTCTGGTGTGCCTGGGATTGTCGCTCTCGGAAAACTGCCACCGACCGTACCGGTGTGGATGCGCGGTGCGGATGGCGGTGTGATGGCCGTTCGGGATGACAACGAGATCGTCGATGTGGCGATTCGCAAGGGAGGCGATGTGGATCGGCTTGGCCCTGTGGTGCCACGCGGCTTTCCTGTGCTGTTGACCTCGAAACCGGCATCCACCATTCCCCGGAATCAAAGTGGTCGGCTCCAGTTGGCTGATTGGCTGCTCAGTCCAGACAATCCCTTGGTGTCGCGGGTCATCGTCAATCGCATCTGGCATCATGTTTTTGGTGCGGGCTTGGTGCGCACCACCGATAACTTCGGTACCACGGGCGAGTCGCCGAGCCATCCCGAATTGCTGGACTACCTCGCGCGGCGATTCCGCGAGTATCACCGGGGAAGTTTCAAGTCGTTCATCAAAGAATTGTTGCTGACACGGACATGGCAGTTGAGCGCCAGCGACGATGCCAAAGCCCAGGCTGTGGACCCCGACAATCGTCTGCTCTGGCGTGCGCATCGTCGCCGGCAAGACGCCGAAGCTTTGCATGATGCCATGATGTTCGTCGCGGGCCGTCTCGACCTCCAACCTGCCACTTACACCGTCCCTGAGACCTTCAAGGGAACTGGCAATCAGGGAAGCACCATGCATTTGGCCATTCCGCGTGAGACTCTGTACAAACGTGCCATTTATTGGCCAGTCTTTCGCAAGGATGTGCCCGCGGCTTTGGATATGTTGAGTATCTTTGACATGCCCCCAGCAACTTCTCCCTGCGGTACCCGGGCAGTCTCCATTGTCCCCTCGCAAGCCTTGTTCTTGCTCAATAGCCCGCTGGTCCTGGAATGTGCCGAGGCTTTGGCGGTAAAAGTACGGTCCGATCCCGAACTGACCACAGAAGCCAAGCGCATCGACCGCCTCTACCTCCTCCTGTTTGGACGCCAGGCCAGTGCCAAGGAGCAACAGCAACTGCACAGCTTTCTCTCCACTTTTGTTGCTCAACTTGGAGACCGCCCCGACGCTTATGACGTAGCCTGGACTCGATTATGCCATACTTTGCTGATTTCCAATGAATTCACGGTGGTGGAGTAA
- a CDS encoding 3-keto-disaccharide hydrolase has protein sequence MAVGEPSCRRRKNWKVEDGAIVLRHTEERPAWHDLIYLDEKFENFHLSLDWKAECNSGVFVRAGVPGTPWAYLEIAISGEYKNRKRVPPDQADGALYSLAAPSRDAPSHEGWNNFYIICDGPIISCMLNGIETFRVDFREEKWHKPQGKFKLVYANLPREGWVVLQDHGSKGKFLGFKNIKLKVLASGK, from the coding sequence GTGGCTGTTGGCGAACCGAGCTGCCGGCGCCGCAAGAACTGGAAGGTGGAGGATGGCGCCATCGTCCTTAGGCATACCGAGGAACGGCCGGCGTGGCATGACCTCATCTATCTCGACGAAAAGTTCGAGAACTTCCACCTGTCGCTGGACTGGAAAGCAGAGTGCAACAGCGGCGTGTTCGTGCGGGCTGGCGTTCCGGGCACCCCCTGGGCTTACTTGGAAATCGCAATCAGCGGCGAATACAAGAATCGCAAACGGGTCCCACCTGATCAGGCGGACGGCGCCCTGTACAGTCTGGCGGCGCCGTCGCGCGATGCCCCCAGTCACGAAGGCTGGAACAACTTTTACATCATTTGTGACGGTCCGATCATTTCCTGCATGCTCAACGGTATTGAAACATTCCGGGTCGATTTCCGCGAGGAAAAATGGCACAAGCCGCAGGGCAAGTTCAAACTGGTGTACGCCAACTTACCGCGCGAAGGCTGGGTCGTTCTCCAGGACCATGGCAGCAAGGGCAAGTTCCTCGGCTTCAAGAATATCAAGCTCAAAGTCCTAGCGAGTGGGAAGTAG
- a CDS encoding DUF1501 domain-containing protein, which translates to MFGLTWADVLRAQAADGGKRGRGRAKQAIFIFLPGGPPHQDMFDMKPEHPEAEIRGPFRPIATKVPGLQVCEHLPKLAQVADKFTILRSVNARGFPLAGGHFGGLCWKCGNRRSTAGTPKYPAYGSVVAKLVPTPHDLPGFVVLGDLNSNSPGMKENYLGPAYNPLVITLSDRPRQPKPLSTDPRQGPDFPDITRLQVNAADFERNTLLLRSLEAQLRQLDRAEPLLGAMDQFQQKAFDILRSPKLREAVDLSKESHQTKERYGFSVYDSHDNPSKAGNIYSPRVLAARRLIEAGVPFVYLDFGSWDWHGGPGQLEKALPVLASFDAAISALITDLDERGLLDTTLVVACGEMGRTPRFQGKNGYGRDHWAPAQFVFVAGGGFKRGAVVGATDSMAAYVKDNEYKVTSLGKTIYHLLGIDPDHQLYTTDNRPIRIIDDDKAPLIHEAII; encoded by the coding sequence ATGTTCGGTTTGACTTGGGCCGACGTGTTGCGTGCCCAGGCGGCGGACGGTGGTAAGCGGGGACGTGGTCGAGCTAAGCAGGCGATCTTCATCTTCTTGCCCGGTGGTCCGCCGCATCAAGACATGTTCGACATGAAGCCTGAGCATCCAGAGGCTGAAATTCGGGGTCCATTCCGCCCCATTGCGACTAAGGTTCCCGGCTTGCAAGTATGTGAGCATCTGCCGAAGTTGGCTCAAGTCGCTGACAAGTTTACGATCCTCCGTTCGGTCAACGCACGAGGCTTTCCCTTAGCCGGGGGCCACTTTGGCGGACTATGTTGGAAATGTGGTAATCGCCGCAGCACGGCTGGCACGCCCAAGTATCCAGCTTACGGATCAGTTGTCGCCAAGCTTGTTCCTACACCCCACGACCTGCCTGGTTTTGTCGTCCTCGGCGATCTCAATTCCAATTCACCCGGAATGAAAGAAAACTATCTAGGGCCTGCTTACAACCCCTTGGTGATCACTCTGTCCGACAGACCGCGGCAACCCAAACCACTCAGTACCGATCCACGGCAAGGCCCGGATTTCCCGGACATCACTCGTTTGCAAGTCAATGCGGCTGACTTCGAACGCAACACGCTGCTGCTTCGTTCGTTGGAAGCCCAACTGCGACAGCTCGACCGAGCGGAACCGTTACTGGGAGCAATGGACCAGTTCCAGCAGAAAGCCTTCGATATCTTGCGTTCACCCAAGCTACGCGAAGCTGTGGACCTGAGCAAGGAATCGCACCAAACCAAAGAACGCTACGGCTTCTCCGTGTACGACTCCCATGACAACCCCAGTAAGGCGGGGAATATCTATTCGCCTCGGGTATTGGCAGCTCGGCGACTGATCGAGGCGGGCGTGCCGTTTGTGTATCTCGATTTCGGCTCCTGGGACTGGCACGGCGGCCCCGGCCAATTGGAAAAAGCCTTGCCGGTCCTGGCTAGTTTCGATGCCGCCATCAGTGCGTTGATCACTGATCTGGACGAGCGCGGCTTGCTCGATACGACCCTGGTGGTGGCGTGTGGCGAAATGGGACGTACACCGCGGTTCCAAGGCAAGAACGGCTACGGTCGCGACCACTGGGCGCCAGCGCAGTTTGTCTTTGTCGCCGGTGGCGGCTTCAAGCGCGGTGCGGTGGTGGGGGCTACCGATTCCATGGCAGCCTACGTGAAAGACAATGAATACAAGGTCACCAGTCTGGGCAAGACCATCTATCACCTGCTTGGTATCGACCCTGATCACCAACTGTACACCACGGACAATCGTCCCATCAGGATCATCGATGACGATAAGGCGCCGTTGATCCACGAAGCGATCATCTGA
- a CDS encoding DUF1553 domain-containing protein, protein MTVYWPHLVGETQAWPLRSWYRWVFPLLAVIGGLPSQGLAQVQRQDGPSIPPEPMFTRHIVPLLSRLGCNGGACHGAVQGKGGLRLSLFGAEPESDYDHLSREFSGRRLNLLDPAASLFLLKPTGQVNHEGGVRLAVGSREYQYLYNWIAKGARLDPRDSSRLIGLKVTPASHTVRPGEEYRLHVEASFSDGSREEVTELCVFESHDPAVAEVDQQGRVRAIRPGDAALVIRYRSEPVVAMLLVSSEAKVTFPQIQEHNFIDKHVLNKLRQLGIPPADLCDDVTFLRRVSLDVTGALPTPEEIRAFVESKDPEKRRKKIEELLNRPGYSAVWATKFCDLLRPRISYDTNRHAPEPASVRRFYSWIRARLEENTPYDELVARILTATSLEGRSREEWINEAIALAAEERKGGELKIYNNRRTLDLYWHRFDATGVKGTIQIAHAFLGLRLQCAECHRHPHDVWTQDDLLSFANFFNRLRANTGVLDQKQAAEVTRKAGSGLTAEEKKQLAARLEERDKLRIPRWLDMSAVYHVKGNVFGWATASSTLGTQRSEKFRLLGEKDNIQIPDEQDPREVVVAWLRRPDNPFFAKAIVNRVWAHYFGRGLVDPVDDLSPLNPPSHPELLQELASGFIASKYDLKWLHRTILQSRTYQQSAHPHPANPGEHRYYASFYRRRLPAEVVIDAINHATGSSERYGSGIPAGTRAVELPGRLEEGIITNHFVEHAFTVFGKPRRSPETVCDCERDSLPNLEQSLFMANHPEVIRKISAPTGRVAQIVKMHSNDAKRLEELYLWTLCRLPTEAERRLCLEHLKNAPSAQVGLEGIMWSLLNSSSFLLNY, encoded by the coding sequence ATGACTGTCTATTGGCCCCACCTTGTTGGAGAAACTCAAGCATGGCCTCTGCGGTCCTGGTATCGTTGGGTATTTCCCCTGCTGGCGGTTATCGGCGGTCTCCCTTCCCAAGGCTTGGCGCAGGTCCAGCGGCAGGATGGCCCGTCGATTCCGCCCGAACCCATGTTTACCAGGCATATAGTTCCGTTGCTTAGTCGCTTGGGATGCAATGGGGGGGCTTGCCACGGTGCGGTTCAGGGAAAGGGTGGATTGCGGCTCAGTTTGTTCGGTGCTGAACCGGAGTCGGATTACGACCACCTGAGCCGAGAATTCAGCGGACGGCGATTGAACCTGCTGGATCCCGCTGCAAGTCTCTTTTTGCTAAAGCCAACCGGTCAGGTCAATCACGAGGGAGGCGTGCGGTTGGCTGTAGGCAGTCGGGAGTATCAGTATCTGTACAACTGGATTGCGAAGGGTGCGCGGCTAGACCCGCGGGACTCCTCGCGATTGATCGGCCTCAAAGTGACGCCAGCAAGCCATACCGTCAGACCGGGAGAGGAATATCGGTTACACGTCGAGGCTAGCTTCAGCGATGGCAGTAGGGAAGAGGTAACCGAGCTGTGCGTCTTCGAGTCGCACGATCCCGCCGTGGCCGAAGTGGACCAGCAAGGGCGAGTGCGGGCCATCCGACCGGGAGACGCGGCGTTAGTGATTCGCTACCGGTCCGAGCCAGTCGTGGCCATGCTTCTGGTTAGCAGCGAAGCGAAAGTGACATTCCCCCAAATTCAGGAACACAATTTCATCGATAAGCACGTGCTGAACAAACTGCGTCAACTGGGCATTCCGCCTGCCGATCTGTGCGATGACGTCACCTTCCTACGGCGTGTCTCGCTAGATGTAACCGGAGCTTTGCCGACACCTGAAGAGATTCGCGCCTTTGTGGAGAGCAAGGATCCTGAGAAACGACGCAAGAAGATCGAGGAGTTGCTCAATCGGCCTGGCTACTCGGCGGTGTGGGCGACAAAGTTTTGCGACCTGCTTCGTCCGCGGATCAGTTACGACACCAACCGGCACGCGCCCGAGCCGGCAAGCGTCCGCCGTTTTTATAGCTGGATTCGGGCACGGCTAGAGGAGAATACCCCCTACGACGAACTTGTCGCACGCATTTTGACAGCAACTTCATTGGAAGGCCGCAGTCGAGAAGAATGGATCAACGAAGCCATTGCGTTAGCGGCGGAGGAGAGGAAAGGCGGCGAACTGAAAATTTACAACAACCGGCGAACACTGGATTTGTATTGGCACCGCTTCGATGCCACCGGAGTCAAGGGGACTATTCAGATCGCCCATGCCTTTCTCGGTTTACGCCTTCAGTGTGCGGAGTGTCATCGTCATCCGCATGATGTTTGGACCCAGGATGATCTCTTGAGCTTCGCCAACTTTTTCAATCGCCTTCGGGCCAACACAGGCGTCTTGGACCAAAAACAAGCCGCTGAAGTGACAAGAAAGGCGGGCAGTGGCCTTACCGCCGAGGAAAAAAAGCAATTGGCAGCTAGGTTGGAGGAACGAGATAAGCTCCGGATTCCCCGGTGGTTGGACATGTCAGCCGTCTATCACGTCAAGGGTAACGTCTTTGGTTGGGCGACAGCATCTAGCACGCTCGGCACTCAGAGATCTGAAAAGTTCCGTTTGTTGGGGGAGAAGGACAATATCCAAATTCCCGACGAGCAAGATCCGCGTGAGGTGGTGGTCGCCTGGTTGCGGCGTCCAGACAATCCGTTTTTCGCTAAGGCGATCGTCAACCGTGTCTGGGCGCACTACTTCGGTCGGGGCCTGGTTGATCCCGTGGATGACCTGTCCCCTCTCAATCCGCCCAGCCATCCCGAACTGTTGCAGGAACTCGCAAGCGGCTTCATCGCGAGTAAGTACGACCTGAAATGGCTGCACCGAACGATCCTGCAAAGCCGGACTTACCAACAAAGCGCCCATCCCCATCCGGCCAACCCTGGAGAGCATCGCTATTATGCTTCGTTCTATCGTCGGCGTTTGCCGGCGGAGGTGGTGATTGATGCCATCAATCACGCCACGGGCAGTAGCGAGAGGTACGGTTCGGGCATTCCGGCAGGTACGCGCGCTGTGGAGCTACCGGGCCGTCTCGAGGAGGGCATCATCACCAATCACTTTGTCGAGCATGCCTTCACGGTCTTCGGTAAGCCGCGACGCAGCCCGGAGACAGTTTGCGACTGCGAACGCGACAGCTTGCCCAACCTGGAGCAAAGCTTGTTTATGGCCAATCATCCAGAAGTGATCAGGAAGATCAGCGCCCCCACGGGGCGAGTCGCCCAAATTGTCAAGATGCATAGCAACGACGCCAAACGTCTTGAGGAGCTGTACCTGTGGACATTATGTCGGCTGCCAACTGAGGCCGAGCGCCGGCTGTGCTTGGAGCATCTCAAGAATGCCCCCTCGGCCCAAGTAGGGCTAGAGGGGATCATGTGGAGCTTACTCAACAGTAGCAGCTTTTTGCTGAACTACTAA